A single region of the Cyclopterus lumpus isolate fCycLum1 chromosome 16, fCycLum1.pri, whole genome shotgun sequence genome encodes:
- the LOC117745144 gene encoding gastrula zinc finger protein XlCGF17.1-like isoform X1 codes for METESDGEDCGGPEPDRNSDPDTDEKTGDSSEPDTDEKTGDSSEPDTDEKTGDSSEPDTDEKTGDSSEPDTDEKTGDSSEPDTDEKTGDSSEPDTDEKTGDPSEPDNDDCGWKETREPQSGLNSQNNNEVHVSDSKCSAGEKPLSCSKCGKRFYLKEVLKRHMRSHTGEKPFSCSVCDKSFNKNSNLKRHMRSHTGEKPFSCSECKKSFARRGALKSHMRSHTREKPFSCSVCDKSFKCNSHLKRHMRSHTGDKPFSCSECKKSFRESSTLKSHMRCHTGDKPFSCSECKKSFRESATLKSHMRRHTGEKPFSCSVCKTFFTTRGGLTVHMRRHTGENSL; via the coding sequence atggaaacagagtCTGATGGAGAGGattgtggaggaccagaaccagacaggaactcAGATCCAGATACTGATGAGAAGACCGGAGACTCTTCTGAACCAGATACTGATGAGAAGACCGGAGACTCTTCTGAACCAGATACTGATGAGAAGACTGGAGACTCTTCTGAACCAGATACTGATGAGAAGACCGGAGACTCTTCTGAACCAGATACTGATGAGAAGACTGGAGACTCTTCTGAACCAGATACTGATGAGAAGACCGGAGACTCTTCTGAACCAGATACTGATGAGAAGACTGGAGACCCTTCTGAACCAGATAATGATGACTGTGGTTGGAAGGAGACCAGAGAACCTCAATCAGGTTTAAACTCTCAGAATAATAATGAAGTTCATGTCAGTGATTCAAAATGTAGTGCTGGTGAGAAACCATTAAGCTGCTCTAAATGTGGGAAAAGATTTTACCTCAAGGAAGTTTTGAAGAGACACATGAGAagccacacaggagagaaacccttcagctgctcagtctgtgATAAAAGCTTTAACAAAAATTCAAATCTGAAGAGACACATGAGAagccacacaggagagaaacccttcagctgctcagagtgTAAGAAATCTTTTGCACGCAGAGGAGCTTTAAAGTCACACATGAGAAGCCACACacgagagaaacctttcagctgctcagtctgtgATAAAAGCTTTAAGTGCAATTCACATCTGAAGAGACACATGAGAAGCCACACAGGAGataaacctttcagctgctcagagtgTAAGAAATCTTTTAGAGAGAGTTCAACTTTAAAGTCACACATGAGATGCCACACAGGAGataaacctttcagctgctcagagtgTAAGAAATCTTTTAGAGAGAGTGCAACTTTAAAGTCACACATGAGAcgtcacacaggagagaaacccttcagctgctctgtctgtaaaacattttttacaacaAGGGGAGGTTTAACGGTGCACATGAGACGTCACACAGGAGAAAACTCCCTTTAG
- the LOC117745144 gene encoding gastrula zinc finger protein XlCGF17.1-like isoform X2 yields the protein METESDGEDCGGPEPDRNSDPDTDEKTGDSSEPDTDEKTGDSSEPDTDEKTGDSSEPDTDEKTGDSSEPDTDEKTGDSSEPDTDEKTGDSSEPDNDDCGWKETREPQSGLNSQNNNEVHVSDSKCSAGEKPLSCSKCGKRFYLKEVLKRHMRSHTGEKPFSCSVCDKSFNKNSNLKRHMRSHTGEKPFSCSECKKSFARRGALKSHMRSHTREKPFSCSVCDKSFKCNSHLKRHMRSHTGDKPFSCSECKKSFRESSTLKSHMRCHTGDKPFSCSECKKSFRESATLKSHMRRHTGEKPFSCSVCKTFFTTRGGLTVHMRRHTGENSL from the exons atggaaacagagtCTGATGGAGAGGattgtggaggaccagaaccagacaggaactcAGATCCAGATACTGATGAGAAGACCGGAGACTCTTCTGAACCAGATACTGATGAGAAGACCGGAGACTCTTCTGAACCAGATACTGATGAGAAGACTGGAGACTCTTCTGAACCAGATACTGATGAGAAGACCGGAGACTCTTCTGAACCAGATACTGATGAGAAGACTGGAGACTCTTCTGAACCAGATACTGATGAGAAGACCGGAGACTCTTCTGAACCAG ATAATGATGACTGTGGTTGGAAGGAGACCAGAGAACCTCAATCAGGTTTAAACTCTCAGAATAATAATGAAGTTCATGTCAGTGATTCAAAATGTAGTGCTGGTGAGAAACCATTAAGCTGCTCTAAATGTGGGAAAAGATTTTACCTCAAGGAAGTTTTGAAGAGACACATGAGAagccacacaggagagaaacccttcagctgctcagtctgtgATAAAAGCTTTAACAAAAATTCAAATCTGAAGAGACACATGAGAagccacacaggagagaaacccttcagctgctcagagtgTAAGAAATCTTTTGCACGCAGAGGAGCTTTAAAGTCACACATGAGAAGCCACACacgagagaaacctttcagctgctcagtctgtgATAAAAGCTTTAAGTGCAATTCACATCTGAAGAGACACATGAGAAGCCACACAGGAGataaacctttcagctgctcagagtgTAAGAAATCTTTTAGAGAGAGTTCAACTTTAAAGTCACACATGAGATGCCACACAGGAGataaacctttcagctgctcagagtgTAAGAAATCTTTTAGAGAGAGTGCAACTTTAAAGTCACACATGAGAcgtcacacaggagagaaacccttcagctgctctgtctgtaaaacattttttacaacaAGGGGAGGTTTAACGGTGCACATGAGACGTCACACAGGAGAAAACTCCCTTTAG